In one Cupriavidus taiwanensis genomic region, the following are encoded:
- the scpB gene encoding SMC-Scp complex subunit ScpB encodes MNTQEAKIVLETALICAQEPLRVNDLRRLFDDDVGADTIRVLLDELRQDWRPRGVELVALASGWRFQSRPEMREYLDRLNPEKPPKYSRAVMETLAIIAYRQPVTRGDIEEIRGVTVSTEVIKKLEDRSWIEVIGHRDVPGRPALYATTKAFLDDLGLRTLDELPPLEDAQAQAQAALLEQQAINFEDLAAHKPASADEEAFAEPVTPADTSAAAEPSPARDGETAAREDGADGFDAQPLPLAAEAVAGDAAEPVAPSAEAARDQRPDDGIAPHPSEHDERVPN; translated from the coding sequence ATGAATACCCAAGAGGCGAAGATCGTCCTCGAAACGGCGCTGATCTGCGCGCAGGAACCGTTGCGCGTCAACGATCTGCGCCGCCTGTTCGACGATGACGTCGGCGCAGACACCATCCGCGTGCTGCTGGATGAACTGCGCCAGGACTGGCGCCCGCGCGGCGTGGAACTGGTCGCGCTGGCCAGTGGCTGGCGATTCCAGAGCCGGCCCGAAATGCGGGAATACCTCGACCGCCTGAATCCGGAAAAACCGCCAAAATACTCGCGCGCGGTGATGGAGACGCTGGCGATCATCGCCTACCGCCAGCCGGTGACCCGCGGCGATATCGAGGAAATCCGCGGCGTGACGGTCAGTACGGAAGTGATCAAGAAGCTCGAGGACCGCAGCTGGATCGAGGTGATCGGCCATCGCGATGTGCCGGGTCGCCCGGCGCTGTATGCCACCACCAAGGCATTCCTGGACGACCTCGGGCTGCGCACGCTCGACGAGCTGCCGCCGCTGGAGGATGCCCAGGCACAGGCGCAGGCCGCCCTGCTGGAGCAGCAGGCGATCAATTTCGAGGACCTGGCGGCTCACAAGCCGGCCAGCGCCGATGAGGAAGCCTTTGCCGAGCCGGTCACGCCGGCCGACACATCGGCAGCGGCCGAGCCGTCGCCCGCGCGCGATGGCGAAACCGCCGCGCGCGAAGACGGTGCCGATGGCTTTGATGCGCAGCCGCTGCCGCTGGCTGCCGAGGCGGTGGCGGGCGATGCCGCCGAACCGGTCGCGCCCTCTGCGGAGGCAGCGCGGGACCAGCGGCCGGACGACGGCATCGCGCCGCACCCGAGCGAGCACGACGAGCGCGTGCCGAACTGA
- the infB gene encoding translation initiation factor IF-2: MASTTVAQLAAELSRSAAALLEQLQAAGVGKATPEDIITESDKTRLLDYLKRSHGQSDDSARKKITLTKRETSEIRQSDGTGKTRTVQVEVRKKRVLIKRDEAAHDAQADGAEARAAVVDAAEEARREEEERRQAELLARQEAEAKAAREAAEREEAERRVRQEALEAEQRRQAELAARKAEEEAAASRAVTEANEDASRKKAEDEKARVAAERAEAQKAADEAKAAADKARAEQEVAARKRREAAEAEARAIQQMLNAPPRVLKAPSERKAEEKKAEQTGTLHKPVKPAGATTEAKKDDKKPATTTTTTATADKKGKVVKAGWQDDSSRKKGSGLKTRGDSSGGVGGWRGGPRGRGGRQQHDDSRSSFQAPTEPVVRDVHVPETVSVADLAHKMAVKASEVIKQMMKLGQMVTINQVLDQETAMIVVEEMGHKAFAAKLDDPEALLVVDGEEHTDAEQLPRPPVVTVMGHVDHGKTSLLDYIRRTKVAAGEAGGITQHIGAYHVETDRGVITFLDTPGHEAFTAMRARGAKATDIVILVVAADDGVMPQTKEAIAHAKAAGVPIVVAINKIDKPDANPDRVKQELVAEQVVPEEYGGDSPFVPVSAKMGTGVEDLLEQVLLQAEVLELKAPVDAPAKGLVVEAQLDKGKGPIATILVSSGTLKRGDVVLAGSAYGRVRAMLDENGKPTKEAGPSIPVEIQGLSEVPAAGEEVLVLPDERKAREIALFRQGKFRDVKLAKQQAAKLENMLEQMTEGEVQTLPLIVKADVQGSQEALVQSLQKLSTAEVRVQIVHGGVGGISESDVNLATASKAVIIGFNVRADAGARKLAEHNGIDIRYYNIIYDAVDEIKAAMSGMLAPEKRETTTGTVEVRQVFRVPKVGAVAGCMVTDGVVKRNSLVRVLRNNVVIHDGELDSLKRFKDDVKEVKQGFECGLSIKNFNDVQEGDQLEVYEITEVARTL, from the coding sequence ATGGCAAGCACAACAGTTGCCCAACTGGCCGCAGAACTGAGTCGCAGCGCAGCTGCCCTGCTGGAACAATTGCAGGCGGCTGGGGTGGGCAAGGCGACGCCAGAAGACATCATCACGGAATCGGATAAGACCAGGCTGCTGGACTATCTGAAGCGCTCGCACGGCCAGTCCGACGACAGCGCCCGCAAGAAGATTACGCTGACCAAGCGCGAAACCTCCGAGATCCGCCAGTCGGATGGCACCGGCAAGACCCGCACGGTCCAGGTGGAAGTGCGCAAGAAGCGCGTGCTGATCAAGCGCGACGAAGCTGCGCATGACGCCCAGGCCGACGGTGCCGAGGCGCGAGCCGCGGTGGTCGACGCTGCCGAAGAGGCACGTCGCGAAGAGGAAGAACGCCGCCAGGCCGAACTGCTGGCGCGCCAGGAAGCTGAAGCCAAGGCCGCCCGCGAGGCAGCCGAGCGTGAGGAAGCCGAGCGCCGTGTCCGCCAGGAAGCCCTGGAGGCTGAACAGCGCCGCCAGGCCGAACTCGCCGCCCGCAAGGCAGAGGAAGAGGCTGCGGCATCGCGCGCCGTGACCGAGGCCAACGAGGATGCCTCGCGCAAGAAGGCAGAGGACGAGAAGGCACGCGTCGCCGCTGAACGCGCCGAGGCGCAGAAGGCGGCGGACGAGGCCAAGGCCGCTGCCGACAAGGCCCGCGCCGAGCAGGAAGTCGCTGCGCGCAAGCGCCGCGAGGCTGCCGAAGCCGAGGCTCGTGCGATCCAGCAGATGCTGAACGCACCTCCGCGCGTGCTGAAGGCGCCGTCCGAGCGCAAGGCTGAAGAAAAGAAGGCCGAGCAGACTGGTACGCTGCACAAACCGGTGAAGCCGGCCGGTGCGACCACGGAAGCGAAGAAGGACGACAAGAAGCCGGCCACAACGACCACGACCACGGCAACCGCCGACAAGAAGGGCAAGGTCGTGAAGGCGGGCTGGCAGGACGACAGCAGCCGCAAGAAGGGCAGCGGCCTGAAGACGCGCGGCGATTCGTCGGGCGGCGTGGGCGGCTGGCGCGGTGGCCCGCGTGGCCGTGGCGGCAGGCAGCAGCACGACGACAGCCGCAGCAGCTTCCAGGCGCCGACCGAGCCGGTGGTGCGTGACGTGCATGTGCCTGAAACCGTCTCCGTGGCCGATCTCGCGCACAAGATGGCGGTGAAGGCGTCAGAGGTCATCAAGCAGATGATGAAGCTCGGCCAGATGGTGACGATCAACCAGGTGCTGGACCAGGAAACCGCCATGATCGTGGTGGAAGAAATGGGCCACAAGGCGTTCGCCGCCAAGCTGGACGATCCGGAAGCGCTGCTGGTGGTGGACGGTGAAGAACACACCGACGCCGAGCAACTGCCGCGTCCGCCGGTGGTGACCGTGATGGGTCACGTCGACCACGGCAAGACCTCGCTGCTGGACTACATCCGCCGCACCAAGGTGGCCGCGGGCGAAGCCGGCGGCATTACGCAGCATATCGGTGCCTACCATGTGGAAACCGACCGGGGCGTGATCACCTTCCTGGACACCCCGGGTCACGAGGCCTTTACGGCCATGCGTGCCCGCGGTGCCAAGGCAACCGACATCGTGATCCTGGTGGTCGCAGCCGACGACGGCGTGATGCCGCAGACCAAGGAGGCGATTGCGCACGCCAAGGCTGCCGGCGTGCCCATCGTGGTGGCGATCAACAAGATCGACAAGCCCGATGCCAACCCGGACCGCGTCAAGCAGGAACTGGTTGCGGAGCAGGTGGTGCCGGAAGAATACGGCGGCGATTCGCCGTTCGTGCCGGTGTCCGCCAAGATGGGTACCGGTGTGGAAGACCTGCTCGAGCAAGTGCTCCTGCAAGCCGAAGTGCTGGAACTGAAGGCGCCGGTCGACGCCCCGGCCAAGGGCCTGGTGGTGGAAGCCCAGCTCGACAAGGGCAAGGGCCCGATCGCAACCATCCTGGTCAGCAGCGGCACGCTCAAGCGTGGCGACGTGGTCCTGGCTGGCAGCGCCTACGGCCGCGTGCGCGCCATGCTGGACGAGAACGGCAAGCCGACCAAGGAAGCTGGCCCGTCGATCCCGGTGGAAATCCAGGGCCTGTCGGAAGTGCCGGCCGCCGGTGAGGAAGTGCTGGTGCTGCCGGACGAGCGCAAGGCGCGCGAAATCGCGTTGTTCCGCCAGGGCAAGTTCCGCGACGTGAAGCTGGCCAAGCAACAGGCCGCCAAGCTGGAGAACATGCTCGAGCAGATGACGGAAGGCGAAGTCCAGACGCTGCCGCTGATCGTCAAGGCCGACGTGCAGGGTTCGCAGGAAGCGCTGGTGCAGTCGCTGCAGAAGCTGTCGACGGCGGAAGTGCGCGTGCAGATCGTGCACGGCGGCGTGGGTGGCATCTCCGAGTCCGACGTCAACCTGGCGACGGCATCGAAGGCGGTCATCATCGGCTTCAACGTGCGTGCCGATGCGGGCGCGCGCAAGCTGGCCGAGCACAATGGCATCGATATCCGCTACTACAACATCATTTACGATGCGGTAGACGAGATCAAGGCGGCGATGTCGGGCATGCTGGCGCCGGAGAAGCGCGAAACCACCACCGGCACGGTCGAGGTGCGCCAGGTGTTCCGCGTGCCGAAGGTCGGCGCGGTGGCCGGCTGTATGGTCACCGACGGCGTGGTCAAGCGCAATTCGCTGGTGCGCGTGCTGCGCAACAACGTGGTCATCCACGACGGCGAGCTGGATTCGCTGAAGCGCTTCAAGGACGACGTCAAGGAAGTCAAGCAAGGCTTCGAGTGCGGTCTGTCGATCAAGAACTTCAACGATGTTCAGGAAGGCGACCAGCTCGAAGTGTACGAAATCACCGAGGTGGCGCGTACGCTGTAA
- the rluB gene encoding 23S rRNA pseudouridine(2605) synthase RluB — protein sequence MQHPIVNILSDSVEQDARHAGASADTGAAEPGTGSDAAPRRKGLRRGLRNLVASRRQAAQGRAEGAEGAEGAGAVGPGDAAEAGGAASAGAAGAGRGGQRGRGKRKTGQGEGGQGSQGGSKADKIDRAARAEGADKPEQPARKRKQAPRGGKAATSGDNQGAGARQQGRRKDGGKPQAARKGQAGGDKAAASSEDLFRFVISEQYDSEDTVIPRTKAKPVRELTADDDAPKLHKVLADGGLGSRREMEELILQGRVSVNGLPAHIGQRILPADQVRVNGKLIHRKVSTKPPRVLLYHKPAGEIVSQSDPEGRPTVFDNLPRIKTGKWVAVGRLDFNTEGLLIFTTSGDIANRFMHPRYGVEREYAVRTLGELAEADRQRLLHGIKLDDGEANFLRIADGGGEGANHWYHVALTEGRNREVRRMFEAVGLTVSRLIRTRYGQFLLPRGLKRGRWQEVEPNDVKTLMSSVGLKVPGKGEQAPKGATKVGGRKQRTEAAIAGMPMHTGMDGLPRFDQGGARGGGGRSSQPDPMKTSMGYISHGPTLLTSHAANLGGGRGAGARQGRGGSAGMGGTSGARGQAGQGQGKPRRGGEANGNVMPKAAKSGGNRTPRGGGGNRGGNRGGNR from the coding sequence ATGCAACATCCGATAGTGAATATCTTGTCTGATTCCGTTGAGCAAGACGCCCGCCATGCGGGTGCATCCGCCGACACCGGCGCCGCAGAACCCGGAACGGGCAGCGACGCCGCGCCCCGCCGCAAGGGGCTGCGCCGCGGTCTGAGGAACCTGGTGGCATCGCGTCGCCAGGCGGCGCAGGGCCGCGCGGAGGGCGCTGAAGGCGCCGAAGGCGCCGGCGCGGTCGGCCCGGGCGATGCCGCAGAGGCGGGGGGCGCCGCAAGCGCGGGCGCAGCTGGTGCAGGGCGTGGCGGCCAGCGTGGCCGCGGCAAGCGCAAGACGGGCCAGGGCGAAGGCGGGCAGGGCAGCCAGGGCGGCAGCAAGGCAGACAAGATCGACCGCGCGGCCCGGGCCGAAGGCGCCGACAAGCCGGAGCAGCCGGCCCGCAAGCGCAAGCAGGCCCCGCGCGGCGGCAAGGCGGCCACGTCCGGCGACAACCAGGGCGCCGGCGCACGCCAGCAGGGCCGGCGCAAGGATGGCGGCAAGCCGCAGGCCGCGCGCAAGGGCCAGGCCGGTGGCGACAAGGCCGCGGCGAGCAGCGAAGACCTGTTCCGCTTCGTCATCTCCGAGCAGTACGACAGCGAAGACACCGTCATCCCGCGCACCAAGGCCAAGCCGGTGCGCGAGCTGACCGCCGATGACGACGCGCCCAAGCTGCACAAGGTGCTGGCCGACGGCGGCCTGGGTTCGCGCCGGGAGATGGAAGAGCTGATCCTGCAGGGCCGGGTCTCGGTCAACGGACTTCCCGCGCATATCGGCCAGCGCATCCTGCCGGCCGACCAAGTCCGCGTGAACGGCAAGCTGATCCACCGCAAGGTGTCGACCAAGCCGCCGCGCGTGCTGCTGTACCACAAGCCTGCCGGCGAGATCGTCAGCCAGTCCGATCCGGAAGGCCGTCCGACCGTGTTCGACAACCTGCCGCGCATCAAGACCGGCAAATGGGTCGCGGTGGGCCGGCTGGACTTCAATACCGAAGGCCTGCTGATCTTCACCACCTCGGGCGACATTGCCAACCGGTTCATGCATCCCCGCTACGGGGTCGAGCGCGAATACGCGGTGCGCACGCTGGGCGAGCTGGCCGAAGCCGACCGCCAGCGCCTGCTGCACGGCATCAAGCTCGATGACGGCGAGGCCAACTTCCTGCGCATTGCCGACGGTGGCGGCGAGGGCGCCAACCATTGGTACCACGTGGCCCTGACCGAAGGCCGCAATCGCGAAGTGCGCCGCATGTTCGAGGCGGTCGGCCTGACCGTGTCGCGCCTGATCCGCACCCGCTACGGCCAGTTCCTGCTGCCGCGGGGCCTCAAGCGCGGCCGCTGGCAGGAAGTGGAGCCGAATGACGTCAAGACGCTGATGAGCAGCGTCGGCCTGAAGGTGCCCGGCAAGGGCGAGCAGGCGCCCAAGGGCGCCACCAAGGTGGGCGGGCGCAAGCAGCGCACCGAGGCGGCGATTGCCGGCATGCCGATGCATACCGGCATGGACGGCCTGCCGCGCTTCGATCAGGGCGGCGCGCGCGGCGGCGGTGGCCGCAGCAGCCAGCCGGATCCGATGAAGACGTCGATGGGCTATATCAGCCATGGGCCGACGCTGCTGACTTCGCACGCTGCCAACCTCGGCGGTGGCCGCGGCGCCGGCGCGCGCCAGGGACGTGGAGGCAGTGCCGGCATGGGCGGCACGAGCGGCGCCAGAGGCCAGGCCGGTCAGGGTCAGGGCAAGCCTCGCCGCGGTGGCGAGGCCAATGGCAACGTGATGCCGAAGGCAGCCAAGTCCGGCGGCAACCGTACGCCGCGTGGCGGCGGCGGCAACCGGGGTGGCAACCGCGGCGGCAATCGTTAA
- the nusA gene encoding transcription termination factor NusA, with product MSREVLLLVDALAREKNVDKDVVFGALEAALASATKKRFEEDVDIRVAIDRESGEHETFRRWLVVPDELGLQEPDKQILLFEAREENPAIELGDYIEQQIESVEFGRIGAQAAKQVILQRIRDAEREQILNDYLDRGEKIMTGTVKRADKKGLIVESGRVEALLARDQIIPKENLRTGDRVRAYILNVDRAARGPQIELSRTAPDFLIKLFENEVPEMEQGLLEIKAAARDPGVRAKIAVVAHDKRIDPIGTCVGVRGTRVTAVRNEIGGEAVDIVLWSEDPAQFVIGALAPAQVQSIVVDEEKHSMDVVVDEENLAVAIGRSGQNVRLASELTGWQINIMTQEESAQKQAEESDVVRKLFMSKLDVDEEVADILIEEGFSTLEEVAYVPISEMMEIEAFDEDTVNELRNRARDALLTMELAREEKVEEVSQDLRSLDGLNPELIGKLAEGDIHTRDDLAELAVDELVEMTGVSEEEAKSLIMKAREHWFN from the coding sequence ATGAGCCGCGAAGTTCTGTTGCTCGTCGATGCGCTTGCGCGTGAGAAGAACGTCGACAAGGATGTGGTATTCGGTGCCCTGGAGGCGGCGCTCGCCTCGGCCACCAAGAAGCGTTTCGAGGAAGACGTGGATATCCGTGTCGCGATCGATCGCGAGTCGGGCGAGCATGAAACCTTCCGCCGCTGGCTGGTCGTTCCCGACGAGCTGGGCCTGCAGGAGCCGGACAAGCAGATCCTGCTGTTCGAGGCCCGCGAGGAAAACCCCGCTATCGAGCTGGGTGACTATATCGAGCAGCAGATCGAGTCGGTCGAGTTCGGCCGCATCGGCGCGCAGGCCGCCAAGCAGGTGATCCTGCAGCGTATCCGCGATGCCGAGCGCGAGCAGATCCTGAACGACTACCTCGACCGCGGCGAAAAGATCATGACCGGCACGGTCAAGCGCGCCGACAAGAAGGGGCTGATCGTGGAATCCGGCCGCGTCGAGGCGCTGCTGGCCCGTGACCAGATCATCCCCAAGGAAAACCTGCGCACCGGCGACCGCGTGCGCGCCTATATCCTGAATGTCGACCGCGCCGCGCGTGGCCCGCAGATAGAGCTGTCGCGCACTGCACCCGACTTCCTGATCAAGCTCTTCGAGAACGAAGTGCCGGAAATGGAGCAGGGCCTGCTGGAGATCAAGGCGGCTGCCCGCGACCCGGGCGTGCGCGCCAAGATCGCGGTGGTGGCGCACGACAAGCGCATCGACCCGATCGGCACCTGCGTGGGCGTGCGTGGTACGCGCGTGACCGCGGTGCGCAACGAGATCGGCGGCGAGGCGGTGGACATCGTGCTGTGGTCGGAAGACCCGGCGCAGTTCGTGATCGGCGCGCTGGCGCCAGCACAGGTGCAGTCGATCGTGGTCGATGAAGAGAAGCACAGCATGGACGTGGTGGTCGACGAGGAAAACCTCGCCGTGGCCATCGGCCGCAGCGGTCAGAACGTGCGCCTGGCGTCCGAGCTGACCGGCTGGCAGATCAACATCATGACGCAGGAAGAATCGGCGCAGAAGCAGGCCGAAGAGAGCGATGTGGTGCGCAAGCTGTTCATGTCCAAGCTGGACGTGGATGAGGAAGTGGCAGACATCCTGATCGAGGAAGGCTTCTCCACGCTGGAAGAAGTGGCTTATGTCCCCATCAGTGAAATGATGGAGATCGAGGCCTTTGACGAAGACACCGTCAACGAGCTGCGCAATCGCGCGCGTGATGCGCTCCTGACGATGGAACTGGCCCGGGAAGAAAAGGTGGAAGAGGTGTCGCAGGACCTGCGCTCGCTCGACGGCCTCAACCCGGAACTGATCGGCAAGCTGGCCGAAGGCGATATCCATACGCGTGACGACCTGGCCGAACTGGCCGTGGACGAGCTGGTCGAGATGACTGGTGTCAGCGAGGAAGAAGCCAAGTCGCTGATCATGAAAGCACGGGAACATTGGTTCAACTGA
- a CDS encoding AroM family protein, translated as MTATAERLPRVAFVTIGQAPRTDVVPQVLADLGLPVAAEEFGILDDLDADQIAALAPTSGEYRFASRLRDGSQAVMGKPVAEAMLARLMASLDDGRFDALVPLCTGTALPPLRTLVIEPQQVVDHLTVALARGCKRLGIVLPLEGQVGSFHLIEPVSCEMRVTHASPYTDTGADTGTGRFARAGEVLRGCDLVVMHCMGYTEAMRAEVARHARAPVLLSNRMVARLLGQVLAGRNESGL; from the coding sequence ATGACTGCCACGGCCGAACGGCTGCCGCGCGTGGCGTTCGTCACCATCGGGCAGGCGCCGCGGACCGACGTGGTGCCGCAGGTGCTGGCCGACCTGGGCCTGCCAGTGGCGGCGGAAGAATTCGGCATCCTCGACGACCTCGACGCCGACCAAATCGCCGCACTCGCCCCTACCAGCGGCGAATACCGCTTTGCCAGCCGCCTGCGCGACGGCTCGCAGGCAGTGATGGGCAAGCCCGTGGCCGAGGCCATGCTCGCGCGGCTGATGGCATCGCTGGACGATGGCCGCTTCGACGCACTGGTGCCGCTGTGCACAGGCACCGCGCTGCCGCCGCTGCGCACGCTGGTGATCGAGCCGCAGCAGGTAGTGGATCACCTGACTGTCGCGCTCGCCCGGGGATGCAAGCGGCTCGGCATCGTGCTGCCCCTCGAAGGCCAGGTCGGCAGTTTCCACCTGATCGAGCCCGTGTCCTGCGAAATGCGTGTCACGCATGCATCGCCCTACACGGACACCGGCGCCGACACGGGCACCGGCCGCTTCGCGCGGGCCGGCGAGGTGCTGCGCGGCTGCGACCTCGTAGTCATGCACTGCATGGGCTATACCGAGGCAATGCGGGCGGAAGTCGCGCGCCATGCCCGTGCGCCGGTGCTGCTCTCCAACCGGATGGTGGCCAGGCTGTTGGGCCAGGTATTGGCAGGCCGCAACGAATCCGGCCTGTGA
- a CDS encoding Bug family tripartite tricarboxylate transporter substrate binding protein, translated as MEKVAKWMGPLLRGMVYMSLGAVAATGAHAQEWKPSKPVRLLVGFAPGGSADLLARLVQGPLSESLGVPVVVENVPGAGGNIAADKLAKAPADGYTIGMGAAGAMAVTHVLNPKGTPYKADDFTPIAMLATQPNVVIINPALPVKSMADFTAYVKKTPQVTYGTAGVGTSNHLIAETMLHRLGVDMVHAPYKGATPVITDLMGGHIAMTVDNITTAAALAKSGKVRAIAVTGSKRSPLLPDVPTLAESGLKDFNMPTWQGIFGPKDLPRPIVARYNQALVKALANPEVKKKMAEFGSEPVGDTPEHFAGFLAQDRKMWADVIKAAKITLD; from the coding sequence ATGGAAAAGGTGGCGAAGTGGATGGGGCCGCTGCTGCGCGGCATGGTGTACATGAGCCTGGGCGCGGTAGCGGCCACGGGCGCGCATGCGCAGGAGTGGAAGCCGTCGAAGCCGGTGCGGTTGCTGGTCGGCTTCGCGCCGGGCGGTTCCGCCGACCTGCTGGCGCGGCTGGTGCAGGGACCGCTGTCCGAAAGCCTCGGCGTGCCGGTGGTGGTGGAAAACGTGCCGGGCGCGGGCGGCAATATCGCCGCCGACAAGCTGGCCAAGGCGCCGGCCGACGGCTATACCATCGGCATGGGCGCGGCCGGTGCGATGGCGGTGACGCATGTGCTCAACCCGAAGGGCACGCCGTACAAGGCGGATGACTTTACGCCGATCGCCATGCTGGCGACGCAGCCCAACGTCGTCATCATCAACCCCGCCCTGCCAGTCAAGTCGATGGCAGATTTCACCGCGTACGTAAAAAAGACGCCACAGGTCACCTATGGCACCGCGGGCGTCGGCACGTCCAACCACCTGATCGCCGAGACCATGCTGCATCGCCTCGGCGTCGATATGGTCCACGCGCCGTACAAGGGCGCCACGCCGGTGATCACCGACCTGATGGGCGGCCATATCGCCATGACCGTCGACAACATCACCACCGCGGCAGCGCTGGCCAAGTCCGGCAAGGTCCGCGCCATCGCCGTCACCGGCAGCAAGCGCTCGCCGCTGTTGCCCGACGTGCCGACGCTGGCCGAGAGCGGCCTGAAGGATTTCAATATGCCGACCTGGCAAGGGATCTTCGGCCCGAAGGACCTGCCCAGGCCGATCGTCGCCCGCTACAACCAGGCACTGGTGAAGGCGCTGGCGAATCCGGAAGTGAAGAAGAAGATGGCGGAATTCGGCTCCGAGCCGGTCGGCGACACGCCGGAGCATTTCGCCGGGTTCCTGGCACAGGACCGCAAGATGTGGGCCGATGTGATCAAGGCAGCGAAAATCACGCTCGACTGA
- the rbfA gene encoding 30S ribosome-binding factor RbfA, translating into MAKKGNISSRNLRISDQIQKDLAEMIQRELRDPRLGLVTLQSVTLTPDYAHAKVYFTVLGADATEAAAILNEKAGYLHSLLFKRLHIHTVPTLHFHHDTSVEHAIEMSKLINEANATRSKDD; encoded by the coding sequence ATGGCCAAGAAAGGCAATATCTCCTCCCGCAACCTCCGCATCTCCGACCAGATCCAGAAGGACCTGGCCGAGATGATCCAGCGCGAGCTGCGCGACCCGCGCCTCGGCCTGGTCACGCTGCAGTCGGTCACGCTGACGCCCGATTATGCGCACGCCAAGGTGTACTTCACCGTGCTGGGGGCCGACGCCACCGAGGCCGCAGCCATCCTCAACGAGAAGGCGGGCTACCTGCACTCGCTGCTGTTCAAGCGCCTGCACATCCATACCGTGCCGACGCTGCATTTCCATCACGACACCTCGGTCGAGCACGCGATCGAGATGTCCAAGCTGATCAACGAAGCGAACGCCACGCGTTCGAAAGACGACTGA
- the truB gene encoding tRNA pseudouridine(55) synthase TruB, translating into MTDSNAARPPRLPRRDVHGVLLLDKPLGLSSNDALVRAKRLLRANKAGHTGTLDPLATGLLPLCFGEATKFSQDLLEADKTYDAVVRLGARSSTGDAEGELLDVREVTCDRAAVEQALVRFTGEIEQVPPMHSALKKDGRPLYEYARAGQTVERAARRVTIHAIELLDCALPPAFTTAAFTMRVTCSKGTYIRTLAEDIGEALGCGAHLTGLRRIAVGDLTLDGAVTLEQIEHQDDAARPGMLAPVDALLQKSPPVTLDEAAASRFLQGQRIARRDLPEGTDIAEGVLARVYAGAPARLLGVARMREGALRPERLVKL; encoded by the coding sequence ATGACCGATTCCAACGCCGCTCGCCCGCCGCGCCTGCCGCGCCGCGACGTCCATGGTGTGCTGCTGCTCGACAAGCCGCTGGGCCTGTCGTCCAACGATGCGCTGGTGCGCGCCAAGCGCCTGCTGCGCGCCAACAAGGCCGGGCATACCGGCACGCTCGACCCGCTGGCCACCGGCTTGCTGCCGCTGTGCTTCGGCGAGGCCACCAAGTTCTCGCAGGACCTGCTGGAAGCGGACAAGACCTATGACGCCGTGGTGCGGCTGGGTGCGCGCTCCAGTACCGGCGATGCCGAGGGCGAGTTGCTCGATGTCCGTGAGGTGACCTGCGACCGCGCCGCGGTGGAGCAGGCGCTGGTGCGCTTTACCGGCGAGATCGAACAGGTGCCGCCGATGCATTCGGCGCTGAAGAAGGATGGCCGCCCGCTGTATGAGTACGCGCGCGCAGGGCAGACGGTCGAGCGCGCCGCGCGCCGTGTCACCATCCACGCGATCGAACTGCTGGATTGCGCGCTGCCCCCGGCGTTCACCACGGCTGCGTTCACCATGCGCGTGACCTGCAGCAAGGGCACCTACATCCGCACGCTGGCCGAGGATATCGGCGAGGCGCTGGGCTGCGGCGCCCACCTGACCGGGCTGCGCCGCATTGCCGTGGGCGACCTGACGCTGGACGGTGCGGTGACGCTCGAGCAGATCGAGCATCAGGACGATGCCGCGCGGCCAGGCATGCTGGCCCCGGTCGACGCCTTGCTGCAGAAAAGCCCGCCCGTGACGCTGGACGAAGCTGCCGCTTCGCGCTTCCTGCAGGGACAGCGCATTGCGCGCCGCGACCTGCCCGAGGGCACCGATATCGCGGAAGGCGTGCTGGCGCGCGTCTATGCCGGCGCGCCGGCGCGCCTGCTCGGCGTTGCCCGCATGCGCGAGGGCGCTTTGCGGCCGGAGCGACTGGTCAAGCTGTAG
- the rimP gene encoding ribosome maturation factor RimP encodes MHLADLIETTLSGMGYELVELERAPAGLLRVYIDQPETGIAIEDCEKVSRQLTHVFTVENVDYERLEVSSPGLDRPLKKLADFIRFAGAEARVTLRLPVNGQKNFTGILREPTGAAGEEKIGLEFEGKDGPALLEFAVSDVDKARLVPVIDFKGNQRKGNKQ; translated from the coding sequence GTGCATCTGGCAGATTTGATCGAAACCACCCTAAGCGGCATGGGATATGAGCTGGTCGAGCTCGAGCGTGCCCCGGCCGGATTGCTGCGTGTCTACATCGATCAGCCTGAAACCGGCATTGCCATCGAGGATTGCGAAAAGGTGAGCCGCCAGCTCACCCACGTGTTTACGGTCGAGAACGTCGACTATGAACGCCTCGAGGTCTCGTCGCCCGGACTGGACCGGCCGCTGAAGAAGCTGGCCGACTTCATCCGCTTTGCCGGCGCCGAGGCGCGCGTGACGCTGCGCCTGCCCGTCAACGGACAGAAGAACTTTACCGGCATCCTGCGCGAGCCCACCGGCGCCGCGGGCGAGGAGAAGATCGGCCTGGAGTTCGAGGGCAAGGATGGCCCGGCGCTGCTGGAATTTGCCGTATCCGATGTCGACAAGGCACGTCTGGTGCCGGTGATCGACTTCAAAGGAAATCAAAGAAAAGGGAACAAGCAATGA